The genome window TATTCCCTCTGCCATCACCAAACCACTTTGGCTAATCTGTTTTAGTCCATCATCTGTCAATTGACCTACCATTGCCTGGCTACCAATGAGACCTCCTTCTTCATTGGCGAAAATGATAACCTCCAGAGGATGTTCTGTTACCATTTTATTTTCATTGAGTACTTCAATGACTTCCAAGGCACTAAGACAGCCTAAGGTGCCATCGTAGTTTCCCCCATCAGGCACCATGTCAATATGCGAACCAAAAGCAATTGGCTTTAGAGAAGGCTTTTTCCCCTTTCGTTTGCCGATGATGTTGCCACCACTGTCAATACTTGGGTTAAGTCCTGCATTCTTCATCAGTTGCATAAACCACGCCCTTCCTTCAATGTCTCCTTTGGTATAAGCCACTCTGTAGCCGTGGCCGTTTTCGTCTTGTCCAAATTTTGCCAGCTCTTTAATCCGATCCTCAATACGCTGTCTGTTTACTTTGAGATTGTCGCCAAAGAACATTTTACCATTTGAGCCCAGCAGCCCAAATGTTGTTATCCCAAGACCAGTTAATGCTGCGTTTTTAATAAATTTTCTTCTTTTCATATTATTACTTCTTTAAAGTTTCACTTGAAAATCTGGATGCCCATATTGCCACATCACAAAGGCAAACTGGTCTGCAAAATTTACGCAGCTTACTTATCTGTCTTCGGTGTTGTGAACAGGTTTTTCTATTGTTCTTTATAATTGAGAATTTGTGTTTTTAAAGCTGAATCGTCCATAAGGCACCATTGTTCAGCAAGTTTGCCGTCCTTAATTCGGTAAATGGATATTTCAGCAATCATCACTTTAGTCCCAGTCGAATCAATTCCTTCATAAGTTCCCGAATGTGTTCCTGTGGAATTATAGCGTGTTACCACTTTATCTTTTTCAATAATAATATCGACTACTTCTTCATGCCAGTCGGGAAATAGCGCTCTCCAATTAACGATTTCAGTTTTGGATCCGGCAATGCCTTTCCACTCCTGATCAGTTAAATAATGACATACAAAGTCAGGAGCTAATATTTCATTTAATTTTTCTACTTGTCCAGTGTTCCAAACCTCATGGTATTGAAGTATAAGCTCTCGATTGTAGTCTGCGTTCTCTCTTCCGCTATTTGACTGACAACCCAAACAAAGGAATAGAACAGCGATTAATGTTAGCATTGAATAGTTGTGTGTCTTCATTTTATGATAATTAATTATTGATTTATTTTTTGCTTTTTGCGGTTTACGAGTCTTTGTCCGTGAGCTAGTTCGATTACTGCCAGCGCCAGAATAAACAGTCGTTTCAATACCGTTTATTTATTGTTATAGGCTTTTTAATTTTTATATCCAGGCCCTCTAACTACTTGGCCAGGTAATGCACCTGTATGTTTCCCATCTTTAAGTACCTGCACTCCATTGACAAAAACGTGTACCATCCCTGTGGAGAACTGCTGTGGTTTTTCAAAAGTGGCGTGGTCTTGAATTTCATTTGGATTAAATATCGCTAAGTCCGAAAAATACCCTGTCTTTAAAGCCCCGCGTTTTTTGATTTTCAAATTCGTAGCAGGTAATGTTGTGAGTTTGTAAATAGCCTCCTCTAAAGAAATCACTTTTTCATCGCGAACATATTTGCCCAGAAGTCGAGCGACATTTCCATACGCCCGAGGATGGTTACTCGTCTCTAAAAAAACACCTTCAGGTGCAGAAGATTCTTCATCTGAACCGAAGCTCATATAGGGGAGTGCGAGTTGTTTTTTTACATTTTCCTCCGACATCAAGAAAAATATAGTTCCTACTCTGCTACCATCTTGAATGACCAAATCCATTGCGGTTTCCTCGGGAGATGTTTTACGCATTTCTGCCACTTCCGCCAACGACTTTCCGGTTAAATATTTCAGGCTGTCGTTTTTAAAACCTACTAATAGCATATCGTCATAGGATTCGACTGCCATCATATAATTTTCCCATTCATTGGTAGGTGTGGTCATTTCTTTTATCAATTGCTTTCTAATTTTTGGGTCTTGCAGGCGTTCGGCCCATTTTTCATAGCCTCCTTCTTGCACCCATGGCGGCATGGTAGCATTAAGACCTGTTCCCCCAGCGGTGTAGGTATACATATCCGTTGTGATATCCAGTCCGGCTGCTCGTGCAGAATCAATCTTGGAGACCACAGCATCAAATTTGTTCCAGTTATCCTTGCCTGCCATTTTTAGATGATACACTTCAGCCCGAATATTGGCTTCATCGGCAATTCGAATTAACTCATCCAAACTTTCCAGAAGTTGATTGCCTTCACTGCGCATATGGGAGATGTACATCCCTTCATAAGCGGAAGCAACCTTACAGAGTTCTATTAATTCTTCTGTGCTTGCATAAAAGGCGGGAGCGTAAATCAATGATGAACCAATGCCCAAGGCACCCTCTTCCATTGCTTTTTTTACCATGCTTTTCATTTGCTCCATTTCTTCATCGGTCGGAGCTCGGTCTTCGAATCCCACAGTATTTATTCTCAATGTTGTGGCACCCACAAAAGAGGCGACATTAGGGGAAACTCCTTTTTTCGTTAAGAATTCAAGGTATTCTCCCAAGGTTTCCCATTCAAAATCATATACTATATTTCCGTAACCAATCTCCCTTATAGCTTTTATTGAAGCCTCCGTGACTGGCCCCATAGACCATCCTTCACCAAAGACTTCTAAGGTCACTCCTTGTCTGATGTCACTTTGAGATTTGCCGTCTTCGATCAACGATTCTGTAGCCCAACTCAACATATTAATAAAACCAGGCGCAACCACTAAACCTGTGGCATCTATTTCTTGACGACCTTTTGCATTTTTCAAATTGCCAATGGCTGCAATGGTATCAGCATTGATAGCTATATCACCTACATAAGAAGGTTGTCCTGAACCATCGATTATCTGTCCATTCTTGATGAGCACATCAAAGGTTTGTGGCTGTGAGCAACTGGCGAGCAAAAAGCCAATAATAAGGGCTGTTAGTGTTGATTTCATTTATTTGATTGGTTTTTTGTCATGGTGTTTTTATTGTTTCGGTTAAATTAGTTTTGAATGCAGCACTCAGTTGCCCAGTTATTCTTTCAGTTTCAAAAATCTCGCAGCGTTATTATAAAAAATATCTTCTTTGTCTTGTTCGGTCAAAAAGTCAAGACTATTTAAAAAATTAATTGACTTTTCTATTGCGTAAGGCCATGTCATTTGGTCTGAACCAAACATTACACGATTTAAATAACCTGCTTCTTTAATATTTTGGAGAAATTCCTTAACATAGCGTTGTGTGTTAGGTTCAACCCATAGCATTACTGCCAAATCTGTATACAGTTGTGGGTAATAAGCCATAAGCCTAATGGCATGCTCTGGCCAATCTTCACCGCCCGCATGCATCATATAAATTCGAAGTTTAGGATACTTCACCAAAACATCCTCAATTAAGTATGGGTCTCCTAACTTTAATCTTGCTTTTGGTGACCAAGAATAAGTACCTCCTGGGTCTCCGCCGCCAGTGTGCACAGCAACAGGAATATCATATTTTTCACAAATTCTTAAATAAGGTTGCCAAATAGAATCACTTAAAGTTGTACCTCCATAATACGGTGCGGTTTCTCCGAAAACTTCAATTTTTTTATCCTTTACCATTTGCTCAAACTTAACTGAATCCATTTCATGATCATTTGGAGAAAACATAAGAATTCCTCTTATGATACGATGATCATCATCTTTTGCTACCCAATTTTCAACACTTTCAGGATTACCACTTACCATGGCTTTTACTATATTGAATTTCTCAAATGCAGCAAAAGTTTCTATTCGATGTGATTCAGCATCTTTTGAGCCTTTTTTACCATAATAATCTTGGGAAGGTTCTCTATCTCCAAAGTCACTATCCGTGTAAGAGTGAATGTGCATATCTATAATCTTTGTTTGACTTTGTGCAAAGAAAGATTGATGAAGTAGCACAAATAAAATAATAATGTTCTTTTTCATACTTTGTTTTTCTAGAAGGTAATTACTCAACTATTTGAACTAAAAAGCATTTCACCGTTCCAATTTAAAATCCGGAACTCGGTCTGGACGTTGGGCCGCGTTGGCTACTTTCCAGCCTGTACGGTACATCCATTCGGTCATTTTTTTTAGCTTGGTATAATCAATATTGGCGGCGTTGTCTTTTGGAGTATGATAATCAGGATGTAAAAGTGTGGTGTACATGAGCGACGGAATCCCTAACCTAGCATATGGTAAATGATCACTTCTGAAAAACCAGCCTTCTGGGTGGTCTGCCCTATCCCAAAGGGAGTCCAATTTGAATTTTGGACCTTCATTATTGGCTTCAAGTACCATTTTAGCCAAATCATTTGAAGTAAGGTGCGGTGGTTGAATGCCCAATACGGCGGCACTGTTAGGATCATTTCGGCCAATCATGTCACCATTTAATACGGCTACAATAGTTTCGATAGGTATGGTTGGATGGGACGAGAACCATCTTGAACCTAAAAGTCCTACCTCTTCTGCACCATGAACGACAAAAATTACCGAACGTTTGCCAGGTTTTTTTTGAAAAGCTCTTGCCACGGCAAGCATGGCTACATTAACGCTGCCATTGTCATCGGCTCCATAGTAAATACTGTCGCCGGCAATACTGTTCCTAATACCATGAGCGTCCGTATGGCCACTGTAAAGCACATATTCCTTTGAAAGTTTAGGGTCACTCCCTTCAATAGCTCCGACTATATTTACAGATGGATAACTGAACCGTTCAATGATGATATCTGCTTTTAGTTCGGCTTTATTTTCGGCTATTTCTTTTTTTGCAGATTCGTGCACCCAAAAAACAGGAACGGTTGTCGTAACTTTTTCATTTGCTCCTCCCTCTAAATCAAATCGTCCTAATTTAAAATTTTCTACGGCGTCGGGCCAAACGGTTTCAGTGTCGTTATCAGCAATTAGGATTAATGCAACGGCACCTTTTTCTATCAAGGCATTTCCGTAGGTATTCATCATGTATCTTTGATACCGCCAAGTAGGCAATGATATACCGCTTACAAGCATTCCGGGAACGGCATCAAATGCCACTACCTTACCCTTTACGTCCATAGTTGATAAATCAATTTCGGAGGCTTTGCCTAAATAAACAATGGGTTGGCCTATACGGGCTGGTGCCATTTGGGCAATTGCTACATCGCTCCAAAGTGAAAGGGGCTGGCCATTAATTGACACCGTACTTGTACTGGCTACTCGATTACGCCACATATCAAAAAACTGAAAGTAGGAATTGTTATCGCCAGCAGGTTTTAGACCAATACTTCTAAACCTTTCCGCCACCCAAACAGCGGCATTCAATTCATTGATTGTTCCTGCGGCACGCCCTTTGAAAGAGGTACCTGCAAACTCGTACAAATCTTTCTTTAAATCGTTTTCCTGAATGGCGGCAAGCCCAGCAGGAGGAACTTTTACGACCGATTGAGCAAATGCTGAAATAGCAAAATGACAAAATAAAAAGAGGATTAGTTTTTTCATGGTTTGTTTAGTTAGATGCTTATTTAATTGGTTTTTGACAAGGGTTTCTATTTAACTACTTTTTCACCTGAAAATCTGGATGCCCTGTTTGCCACATCACAAAGGCAAACTGGTCTGCAAAATTTGCCCAGGTTACTTCTCTGTCTTCGGTAAAGTGGCCGTTGTCATAATTTACTTTCATTAAAACAGGTTTGTTGGATGCTGTTGCATTTTGAAGGGCTGCTGCAAATTTGCCGGGTTGCCATGCCACAACACGCGAGTCTGTCCAACCGGCTATATTGATTACTGCGGGATAGTTGACACCATCTACAACGTGTTGCATTCCATCCATTTCGTACAGTGCTTTTGCTTCTACTGGGTCTTTAACAGTACCAAATTCTGGAACGTTTACAGGGCCATTCGCTGAAAATTCGCCTCGCATTTTATTAGAAGTTCCTACATTATTAATGGCTGCTGCAAACAAATCTGGTCTCTCGGTTATAGCTCTCGATATTAAAATACCGCCGGCACTCGTGCCCATACCAGATAATTTTGAAGATTGGGTAAACCCTTCTTCAATGAGATATTCTGCACAGCTTATAAAGTCTTTCCACGTGTTGGGTTTTGTAGTTTTAAACCCTGCTTTGTACCAAGCTTCGCTTTTTTCGCCACCACCACGCACGTGAGGTACCGCATACACGACATCTTTTGTTACCAGTGCGTTGTAAAGAGTGCTAAAATAAGGTTCCATACTATATCCATAAGCACCGTAACTTCTCATAAAACAAACATTAGAACCGTCTTTTTTTGTCCCTTTTTTATAGATAATCGATAAGGGAATCATCACGCCGTCGTGGCCTTTTACTTCTACTTCTTCTACAATCAAATCATTGTATTCGGCAGGGTAGGTTACAGGTGTATTCCACGGACTTGCCGTAAATTTTTCAGTATCGGCATCGAATGAAAATTCGGTCAGCGGTTTGTTCCAAGAGGTAAGGTCTATGATAAAGTCGTTCGTTTTGGTATCTATACATTTTGCCTTGGCAATTCCCATAAAGGGTAAGGTGATCTTTGTATTTGTCTTTGTTTTGGGATTAAATTTAAAAAGATGTGAATTGATCCCATCACTATAATTGAGTAAGAGATAATCTTTACTACGGGTATATCCTGTTAAACTCATATCGGTTTCGGCAACGACGGTTTCTGCATTTGCCCAATCCGGGTTTTTCAAATCGGTTGCAATCAGCTTGTATTTTGGGGCATCCTTATAGGTAATGGCATATACTTTAGTGCCAAAAACTTCTGGCAAACCTCCATTGTCTGGTGTACCATTTATCAATTGATCCGTTGCTTTACATAAGGTTTTCCACTCTATATTTTCTGAATTAAATTGGCTTATTGGCGCATAATACAGTATTAATTCTTTGGCAACCGTTCCCTGTCCTGCAAACACATAGTCTTTTGCATTTTTCGAAAGTGATATATAGGGATAGGCTTTGGAAGGAATGTTCAAATTGGGATAGGCTTCATTACTGAAAAAATCGACATCCGTTTTGTAATCTGTGCCTAATTTGTGCAGTTTGGTTTTAGGATTTAATCGGCCTTCTGGATCTTTATTATCCGCAGATTTTATCCACATATACATAAAAGCACTATCGTCGAAAGTCCACCCCATCGCTCCAGCTGAAGCAGGAATAAGATCTGGCAAAAAGGTATTGGAATCTATATCCAAAACCTGAAGGATAGAAATTTCTGCACCACTTTCAGAATAGCCTATCAATAGTTTTTTGCCATCATAACTGGGTATAAAACTTTCGACGGACAAGGTTTTACCTTCTTTGAAACTCAATGGGTCAAAAAGCAGTATATCTGGGCTGTCCATTGATTCGCGGTAATAGATTTTACCTACTTTATCGCCAGGCATTCGTTTTTTAAAGAAAATGCGTTGACCTATTTTTTTCAGGTCGCTAAACGTTTCTGATTGTAGGGCATCCAGTTTTCGCCATTCGGCAATGAGTTCATCCCTTCCAGAAATGTTGCTCATGGTGGCGTTAGAAAATTCGGCTTGCTGTTTAAACCACGTTTCTACTTCGGGATTGTTTAAATCTTCAAGCCATTGATAATTGTCTTTATAATCTACACCAAAGTACGTGTCGATTACTTCTACCTTTTTTGTTGTTGGGTAGTTCCATTGAGCGAACGCGGTTGAACTAATAAGTGCAACGAGAGCTAATAGAATTGTTTTTTTCATCATGTTTTTGGTTTTAAATTTTTAGGTAGTTCACGAGTTTATTTTCTTGTTGGCTCTAAATCCTTTTTATTAGAAATAATGTCATTTATGGTTTCATAAGCTTTCGCTCACTTTTAAAACGAAGCCTAAAACTGTTGAACGACAACAGATACTAAATTAGGTTTTTAAGCAGTAATTATCAATCACATCTTCATGTGGTCTTGGCGTTTGAGGCAGGATTATATTGTGAAAGTCAAAATGTTAGAAGCTTCGCTCTATTTTATTTTTAGGTGTTCCAGTTTCTCTGCCTTTCAGAAGATCGTCGGCCAGAAATTAGATGTGGCGATGTGGCCCTCAATGCTGTTTTTAGCTTCGGTCTAAGCTGCTTTTCTGTCATCTGTTTGGGCCGAAGCCATAGCGCTAAACTCAGTGCCACAAGCGATAAAAAGTGTTTCAGGGTAGTAATCCAGACCATTTTCGACTTTATCCTCCTTTTCTTTAAAAGAAGAATTATGTAGATCATCATTATTCATCTGCTTTTAACTATAGCCAATTTGTACGGCGATTAAAATCGCAAGTGCGCCAATGCCCATCATTATTAAAACTGGCTTCACGATGAATTTTAACCAGTTTTTATAATTGATGCCAGCTAGGGCGATGACGGCCATGGTAGCTCCGTTGGTGGGTACAATTAAATCCATCATAATGGCACCATATTGATAAGCCAGTACACAAATTTGTCTCGATAGTCCAATCAAATCGGCCAAGGGGGTTAGAATAGGCATGGTCAAAATAGCATGGCCAGAGGTGCTCGGCATTGGGAAATGTAATATGGAATGAGATACCATCATTAGCACTGCAGATAGTGCTGGCGGAAGATGCTGCAAAGGACCGAAAAGCCCATATACGATTGTGTCAATAATCATCCCCTCTTTTAAAATAACCGATACGCCATTTGCCAATCCTATAATTAATGCTGCAAAAACCATTTCTTTAAAACCATCAATATAAACTTCAGTCGTTTTATTGAAGCTGAACCCAGCAATAAGGCCACTAACCAAACCTAGAACAAAAAAGCAGGCAGACATTTCATTAAAGCCCCAACTTAAAGCAATCAATCCGTAAGTGACCACTGAAAATGTAATGGCAAGAAATATTAAAATTAGTTTATTTCTAAAAGTTAAGCTTTCAGTTACTTCCTCTTTTATTGATTTTTCAATGCGATTTTTAGAGCTATATCGGAGCACATAAAGAATCCAAACCATGGAAGCAATAACTAAGACTACTAGCCTAAATTCATATCCAGAAAGAAGCTCTAAACCTGCTTCTTTTTGTGCAATCACGACACCAAAAGGGTTGAAAGGACTAAAAGAAGCACCCACGATAGCAGACCCAAGGCTTGCGGCCACAATCGTTTTTGCATTGTACCCTATGCTACGTCCAAACAATAGCAATATTGGAGTCATGGCTATGATTTCTTCCTGTAAGGCTATGGTAAAGCCAGCAGTTATAAATAGCATTGAAATTATAACCAATGCGAGAGACTCTTTACCAGCTAAGATTACAATAAGCTGATTTAGCCCTTGTTGAAGTGCACCTGTCTTCTCAATCAGGTAAAAACAACCCCCAAGTATAAGTATTAGAACCACTAAATCGGCACGTCCTACGATGCCTTTGGGTATCGCAAGAAGTAAATCGAAGGTCGAAAGATGTGGTGACTCTTGTTGTTTATAGGAATCCGATACTACAGTTGTTAGCTCGGTTGTTTCGTTTAATGTCCTTTCATAACTGCCTTGTGGGATAATAAATGTAAGTATCCAGGCGAATAGTATCACAGATAGAATGATGACGATTGCATTTGGAAATTTTTTCATTTTACAATTTTGGTATTTAAGAGGGCGGCTTTCATATGTTTCTTTGTACTATTTTAGGCTTTGATATTCTGAACGTTCCTTTTTTAAAGCATGCTTTTTTTGATAGCTCAAATTGCGCCATAGCCACTCCAATGGGCCGAAATAGTGATACTTAAGCCAAATAGGACTTGCAATGAGCTGAAAAATCCAGATGGTAAACACGATGTACAATAGTTCATGACGCTGAAACTCCCCAAACAGGCCAAATCCAGCTCCTGTAAATAGGAACATAGCAATGACTGAGTGCATTACATAATTGGTCAGCGCCATTTTACCCACCGCACCAAGGGCATTTTTCAACAGCGATAAAACAGGTAATTTGCAGAGCAACATGATGGCGCCTATATGTCCCATGGCAACAGCAACGCGACCTAATTCATAGGTAATATTGGATTTTGAAAAACTCAATAACGAGAAGTTGTTCTCGATGATCATTTGAACTTCATAATAATTAACACTTAATCCAACGCCATAACCCACACCCATCATAATGCCATAAAAACGATAGGATTTTACTGCAGAAAGTAGCTTAAGTTTAAAAAAAGCAATACCCAAGAGCATCATGCTCAAAATATCCCAAACATCGTAACGGAATAAATAATACTTATGAAAATTAAAATTTTGAGGTGCTAAAAAGGCCACCACGCCAAAATAATTTTTTTGCATGTTGGAATTGTATTCCGCAATGGCTTCAGGCGAACGCTCTTTTTGTAGGTCTTCCCATTGCTCTGTAGCTTCTTCTAATTCATCGGTAAGTGCTTTGCCTTCCGATTTGAATTGTTCTACCAATTCAAGGTTTTCGATCATTTTAACATCAGATTTATAATCGGCATATTTCCAAACGGTGCCAATTGAAAATAAAATGAGTGCAATGAAGATTAGCTTTTTAGGCGCCATATTTCGAAACGAATACACTAGAAACCCCATAAGCGCATAGCTAAATAAAATCTCTCCATACCATAATAGGAGATAGGCATGTATGAGTCCAAAAAGAAGCAACCATAGTAAACGTCTAAAGTAAATATCAGCAGCCTTGATGCCAGCACCTTTCTTTTCTAGACGGTCTAAAAAAATAAACATTCCTGCTCCAAATAATAGTGAGAATAAAGCCCTCATCGTTCCTTCGAAAAGCATATTGGTGGTGACCCAAGTATAGAGATCCCATCCTTTAGCTCCTCCAGATATTGTTGGATCTTCATAAGCATGTGCCAATGCCATACCATTGATGTTCATCAATAAAATTCCAAAAAGCACGATACCTCTCATTACATCTAAAGATTGAATACGGTCGAGTGCTTTTAATGGGGTTAATGAGGTTTGCGTTGTTCTCATTTTTGGTTGGTTTTGATAGTTGGTTAATGGTTATGATTGAGGGATAACAAGATCAGTTTCCGTAAAGTGCCTTTGCCGCTTCTTCATATGTATCGCCAGCGGTCCAGGTAGGTGTTTTTGGGTCGTTAGCAATATACCTTCCAGATAAAATATAGGCTCTAAAAAACTTTAATAAATAATCGTAATCTAAAGTATCGGCTTCATCTCCTGGTTTGTGGTAGTATTTTGTAACATCACCATTAAAAGCGGTAAAGCCTAAGGAAAATGTCGGTGCAGGAATCCCTTTTTTTGCAAAATGAACATTATCACTACGGTCAAACAAGCCCTGTTCTGGCGCTGGATCATCAGTAGCCGTAAGGCCAAATGCAGTTGCAGCATCTTTAATGTGTTGTGCAGCTGTGGTTCTAGGTAAACCGATGATGGTGACTAATGACGTATCGTTATAACCAGCATTATCACTATTAAAACAATAGACCATTTGCTTTAATGGCAATACTGGATGTTCCACATAGTATTCACTCCCCAAAAGCCCTTTTTCTTCTCCTGTAAAAAGGATGAATAAAGCAGATCGCTTGGTCGGATATTTTGCTAAATTCTCAGCCATACTCAACACCGTTGTCGTTCCTACGGCATTATCTCTAGCTCCATTATAAATCGTATCTCCGGTTTCGTCTGGTGTTCCTATCCCTACATGATCGTAATGCCCTGAGTAAATAATGTATTCTTTTTTCAGTTTGGGATCGGTACCTTCTACAACGCCTATCACATTTTGAGACATCACAATTTCCTCTTTCTTATCGCCTATGTTAACTGATGATGAAATTCTTTTCATGGTAACAAAGCGAGTAGCCATATCATGATCTTTATCTAATACCCAGATATGGGCGGGTAGTTCAGCATCATTAGTACCAGTTTTTTCATTCAACTCGTTTGCAACCATTAATTGTGAACTATTAAAATTATGATCGATCCATTCCCAAGTGTCGTTATCAGTATCTATAAGTTCAATGATTGCTGCGACTCCATTTGCTCTGGCTAACTCCTGTTTTTTTCCTTTCAAACCATATGCGGCCATAACGTTACTAGCATCTGCATCTCCTGATTTTATGATAATGATTTTTCCTTTTACATTTTTTCCTACATAATCATCTTCTAGACCGTAGTTTAAATAAACTGCATCTGTACGTGTTGAAATAGTAGATGGATAGACTAAAGCGTAATTTTCAATTTGTTTCTCGTTAATCGCTATCACAACATCATTAGGAGGGGTGATGCGTTTTAAGGCTACATCCTGATAGAATGTTCCTGTTTTTGGGTTAGGTTTCACTCCATAACTACGTAAGGTATTTGCCAGAT of Nonlabens sp. Ci31 contains these proteins:
- a CDS encoding M28 family peptidase encodes the protein MKLKTTSLLLLTLALSISLQAQTEKAKVMETTSKATIEGHIYFLADDLLKGRETGTAENKIAASYLANTLRSYGVKPNPKTGTFYQDVALKRITPPNDVVIAINEKQIENYALVYPSTISTRTDAVYLNYGLEDDYVGKNVKGKIIIIKSGDADASNVMAAYGLKGKKQELARANGVAAIIELIDTDNDTWEWIDHNFNSSQLMVANELNEKTGTNDAELPAHIWVLDKDHDMATRFVTMKRISSSVNIGDKKEEIVMSQNVIGVVEGTDPKLKKEYIIYSGHYDHVGIGTPDETGDTIYNGARDNAVGTTTVLSMAENLAKYPTKRSALFILFTGEEKGLLGSEYYVEHPVLPLKQMVYCFNSDNAGYNDTSLVTIIGLPRTTAAQHIKDAATAFGLTATDDPAPEQGLFDRSDNVHFAKKGIPAPTFSLGFTAFNGDVTKYYHKPGDEADTLDYDYLLKFFRAYILSGRYIANDPKTPTWTAGDTYEEAAKALYGN